A part of Setaria viridis chromosome 8, Setaria_viridis_v4.0, whole genome shotgun sequence genomic DNA contains:
- the LOC117833740 gene encoding wall-associated receptor kinase 2 → MKRLAAMAAQVLWFLLTPTVAFSYLIPLPPLVAAASGSNIAPPPPVVAAPRPGCPSMCGNVSIPYPFGIGDECALGSDFAITCNHSFNPPRPYGGNFEIISISLEAGEMRVFSPVAYICYNSSNTTDSTGVIDWTFNFFTFLISPTRNVFTGIGCDTWAYMEGREDSSFFTGCITTCNSLHAAARDGEECAGLGCCQSSIPTNISTIHIYWERNSSNNAWRYSPCNYAFIGEKGRYHFKQRDLITRVADKTFTDRFGDRSIPMVLDWAIRDGVSCQAPPKDAGASAKPTAPACISRNSFCVNATQGPGYVCNCSKGYTGNPYVTDGCTNINECSSTTNGPCGMYSTCEDTDGDYNCKCNLNRKGDGKSEKGCYQYVFAPYAIAAVAITLVVILACLSIILLMRREQRKLFNKNGGDILKEVGIKIFTKGDVNTITKSYSNRIGRGYFGDVYKGTIIDDPPQALQVAVKCTVAKKVARLRQKSLRGEAPQHEQEKLWKEGFVREISFQFKVKHPNMVRLIGCCLETDVPILVFEFVGKGSLHEVLHGANKLTLSLPKRLDIAIGSAEALSHMHSHGDYKHVHGDVKSDNILLDDDLNPKVSDFGSSKLLSVKSYARDVAADGNYIDPVYYSTGHFTVKSDVYSFGVVLLELITRKKPRYGSSDGNILTIDFKKSIKNHSNAREMYDAEVLSDDNAQSHRYMECLDMVGALAVRCLSEDADERPTMAEVVDELNQVKSIACGIGAHALT, encoded by the exons ATGAAGCGCCTTGCAGCCATGGCAGCACAAGTGCTGTGGTTTCTCCTTACTCCTACCGTAGCATTTTCCTATCTAATTCCACTGCCGCCATTGGTGGCAGCAGCCTCCGGTTCCAACatagcgccaccaccaccggtggTAGCAGCTCCAAGGCCGGGCTGCCCTAGCATGTGCGgcaatgtaagcattccctacCCATTCGGCATCGGGGACGAATGTGCCTTGGGCTCGGACTTCGCCATCACTTGCAACCATAGCTTTAACCCTCCAAGACCGTATGGAGGCAATTTTGAGATCATCAGCATCTCGTTGGAGGCCGGCGAGATGCGTGTCTTCTCCCCCGTGGCCTACATCTGCTACAACTCATCCAACACCACTGATTCAACCGGAGTCATCGACTGGACATTCAACTTCTTCACATTTCTTATCTCGCCGACGCGCAATGTCTTTACAGGCATCGGCTGCGACACGTGGGCGTATATGGAAGGCAGAGAGGATTCCAGCTTCTTCACTGGCTGCATCACCACATGCAACAGCTTGCATGCCGCGGCTCGAGACGGCGAGGAGTGCGCGGGGCTTGGCTGCTGCCAGAGTTCCATCCCGACCAACATCTCCACGATACACATCTACTGGGAGAGAAACAGCTCAAATAATGCATGGAGATACAGCCCCTGTAACTACGCTTTCATCGGGGAGAAAGGCCG GTACCACTTCAAACAGAGAGACCTCATCACACGTGTTGCAGACAAGACCTTTACTGACCGTTTTGGAGACAGAAGCATCCCTATGGTGCTTGATTGGGCCATCAGGGATGGTGTGTCTTGCCAGGCACCACCAAAGGATGCTGGGGCGTCGGCTAAACCGACAGCTCCCGCTTGCATCAGTAGAAACAGCTTCTGTGTTAACGCCACACAGGGACCTGGGTACGTCTGCAATTGTTCCAAGGGCTACACGGGCAACCCCTACGTCACCGATGGCTGCACAA ATATCAACGAATGTAGCAGTACAACGAATGGTCCTTGTGGCATGTATAGCACATGCGAGGATACAGATGGTGATTATAATTGCAAATGCAACTTGAACCGGAAAGGAGATGGTAAAAGTGAAAAAGGATGTTATCAGTATGTATTTGCACCATATGCTATTGCTGCCGTAG CAATAACTCTTGTCGTCATCCTAGCATGTTTGTCAATTATTTTGCTTATGAGACGAGAGCAGAGGAAACTTTTCAACAAAAACGGTGGCGACATTCTAAAGGAGGTGGGTATCAAAATCTTCACCAAAGGGGATGTGAATACTATCACAAAGAGCTACAGCAATCGCATTGGAAGAGGCTACTTTGGCGATGTCTATAAGGGGACCATCATCGACGATCCCCCCCAAGCACTACAGGTCGCGGTTAAATGCACTGTGGCGAAAAAGGTGGCACGCCTTCGGCAGAAGTCGCTGCGAGGTGAGGCGCCGCAGCACGAGCAGGAGAAGCTATGGAAGGAAGGGTTCGTGAGGGAGATCAGCTTCCAATTCAAGGTTAAGCACCCAAACATGGTCCGCCTCATCGGGTGTTGTCTGGAAACGGATGTCCCCATACTAGTCTTTGAGTTTGTCGGTAAAGGAAGCCTCCATGAAGTGCTTCATGGTGCCAACAAGCTCACTCTCTCGCTGCCAAAGCGGCTTGACATTGCCATTGGTTCAGCAGAAGCTCTCTCCCATATGCACTCGCATGGTGATTATAAACACGTCCATGGCGACGTCAAGTCCGACAACATCCTCCTTGACGACGACCTCAATCCCAAGGTATCTGACTTTGGGTCTTCCAAGCTCCTTTCGGTCAAGAGTTATGCTAGGGACGTAGCTGCAGATGGGAACTACATAGACCCAGTGTACTACAGCACGGGACATTTCACGGTAAAGAGTGATGTCTACAGCTTCGGTGTCGTGCTCCTTGAGCTCATCACAAGGAAGAAGCCTAGGTATGGCAGTAGCGATGGTAACATTCTGACCATAGACTTCAAGAAGTCCATCAAGAACCACAGCAATGCACGGGAGATGTATGACGCAGAGGTCTTATCCGATGACAATGCTCAATCTCATCGCTACATGGAGTGCCTTGACATGGTCGGTGCGCTCGCGGTCCGATGCCTCAGTGAAGATGCGGATGAGAGACCAACCATggcagaggtggtggatgagctTAATCAAGTAAAGTCGATAGCCTGCGGGATCGGAGCTCATGCTCTGACCTGA